The sequence GTACACCACTCGTGTCAAAAGAGGCCACCCTCATGGTTCATTCATATAGCCATGGCATGCTGATATATTGCTATTTTGGTGTCTGGGCTGATAGCTTGGCTCTGGCTTCTTCGTGGCTTGTCACACTTTTCAGTGCAAGtgtataggatttttttttctctcatttttgtaagaaataattgattcataattaaaatgattttaaatgtattttacatgttAATATTATGTCAAATTTAGTTATTAACTGACAATgccaaaaatcaacaaataattaTGCTAGacttacaacaaaaatatttagtttgatcATCATTTAGAAATGTTATAGAAAATCtctcttggaaaaaaaaatgttttgaggtaTCATTTGTGCTTAAAGTGCGAAGAAAGTTTGTCTAAAAGAATAACAAATAGAAGCACCACTAATAATGTATGAGTGGTAGAAGTAGGGCTCTCGAAGTTTAGTATTGTCTGTGCCGTGACCAATCTGTGATGCTTATGTCATTTGATTTGTACCCCAGGCGAGGCCTCAACCCTCCACACAGAGTGAAGTCCATCTCTATGACAACTTTCACCCAACAGGAAATCGagttcttacaaaaacacagcaacGAGGTACTACATACTTTTACACAAAGGGTACATtagaatatataaacatactgaggttcaactttttttttctcagggctGCAAGCACATCTGGCTGGGGTTGTATGATGACAAGAGCTCCGTGTCCCAGATTTCCGTGAACCTCAGAAAGTCAAAGAGTTTCTTCAGGAGAAATATGAGAAGAAAAGATGGTAAGGAGTCTCTGGTCAGATCCATCcttcttttgtgttgtgtgtttttgtgtagcaGCATGTTGCTTTTTGCTTTGTACACGTGTCTGATGAGACAAATGCTTCTGAGATTATGCAGTTTCATCGTTTTAACTGGCATTATTGTTATTGTAGTGCTATAAAGCTGTTCAATTTTATACAGAGGTTCTGAAATCAATTATTCAGTAAATTCTGATGGAAACCCCAACATCCTTTGTAGAATCAGGAAACTACACTAAGTTTCCAAGGCTGTACTCTCTTCCcaatatatgcaaaaataaaataaaaaatgctaaaaagaacTCTAAATCCACATTTTAGCAGGAACACTATCTGACATCTGACAGACCTGAAGCGCCATGgaataattttgacaaaaaatttataacagaaaatattGGCTCCTAACACATTTGCTGATTTGCTCTTGAAGTCATGTTAACCAgtcacagaccttattttactcataaatcaaaaatttttattctaaaaactCCCCAGGGTGCCTGTGGCAAATTAGCCTTTCAGGTTGGCCTACAAGTTGACAGCTCTATTATTGTCCCATCATCATTTGCAGGTATGTTCCCCCAGAACAAGCCAAGGTGATCGCCTCTGTGCAGGCCTCAATATCTGGTTCATCTGCTAGCAGTACCAGTAGCACCCCAGAGGTTCTTCCCCAGCCCCTCAAAACCCTGCATCTTACCAAGACTCCAGCCAACCAGGTAATGACGCACAACCACCTTGACATTTGTACCCACAGAACAGTCAGTTCTTCTTCACAAAAACCAGGTTATGCCCTGTATTCCTCTTCATGACTCCCCCGCATTTCTCTCTCAGTCCCCAGTGACCAGTCGTGTTCAGGCTCAGTCTGCAGGCCAGGAGAAGAAGTTTGACCTCCTCTCTGACTTGGGTGGAGATATTTTTGCTGCCCCTCAAGCTCAAACTTCCAGCTCCTCAAACTTTgctaattttgcacattttaacaGGCCCTCAGGTAACAATTTTTAATAGATTGACAGCTCTAATTTATGTATAAGGTGAAGAGCTCATGTAGATGCTGTGGCTGGTAACAAGTTCCTTTAATTGTTTCACCACTATTAATCATTTTGTAGCTTTCTGTCATTCGTTTAAaggtaaagttcacccaaaaatgaaaatggtcttcatttgctcaccctcatgttgttccaaacctgcatggctTGCGTTCTTCTAAGTaacacaaaaaattttaaaaataatgtgggGAAAGTGATTTTCACTATAGGTATAAAAGCAGttgacatgagggtgggtaaatgaagacagaattttcatttttggatgaacagtCCTTTTAAATGTCACTGCTTGAAATCTCGTGATGTCAACTATTCCAGCCTACCAACCATTTGTATATGATGTCAGTCAGCTCACTGTTTTGCTTTGGGTTGCCTAAATTTATGTCAGAACCATGATTTCACACTGTCACTTAATTTTCCTCATCAGTCCTGTTCATTCATGTATTTTGTTCACCCTGTGCCACGTGTAGCACAAAATAATTCCACCACAGACTTTGCCAACTTTGATTCCTTTGGAAATGCCAGTGTACCGTCACATTTTGGCACATCACCCCCCTCAAAGCCTTCCCTTCAACAACCCCACACAGGTACCACACCCTGCCCTATCCATTGTGTGTTATGCTCACGGTTATTTCCATTTCCTTTCATGGCTGTTGCAGAATGTAATCGGCTAAATGTCACATCTgtgctgttgttgctgttgtcTTACTTTAACAGTAATGTACCAGTCATTTAAGGAAGAGGATGGGtcagtgaattatttttttttttttaatcttcatctattgatttatttaataatacatttaaaatgcagttcaTACATAGAATGACTTCAATCAACTCTTCTATAATGagcatgtttttcatttctgaattaaaattcattctGGGTGCatgaagtcagaaaagtcagggtgatacaactgtcctgatattataatgaagaaataatcattttcaaaaatcaataaaagaatttagtcttgaaaagaaaacattattaagTAGTTGGACATAATCTTAACTTAAAATTTCCTAGggggaaaaataattaaacaaaactgcatattaatatttgaaaaacctttGTTAGAACCAAAAGTCATGTGGTGCGACCAAAGTATATGggtaaaaaatcaattaattaacataaattgagtataaaataggaaaatatatCCTAGAGAGGACCCCTGCAGAACTGTGTGAAAAAGCAAGGTTAATTCAGGTTGTTAATGTCATGTGGAGCAACCCGCGTTAAAAAGTAAATTGTGttgtttaagtattatttatatactattacagtatttattaacattttgaatgaacTTTGTGTTTTTAGTcctcattttaatttgagtaatgTTAGTTATGtgctttcctttttattattttgtttttatatttctatgtaactttgtatttaagttattttagtatattagtTAATTGCCCAAGCAACAAGTTTTTTAAGGTTTTGATTCAATGTTTAatagatattagatattattatttaatagtaaataatatgtattaatttttaattgatgGTAATACCACGTCATTATCTTGGAAATTTGATAAAAGCCATAATAACAAACCAGCATGAATACAAAGAGTGCACCCTTTATCAGTTTTCTTATTGTGAaaactgttttgttgttgatccttatgtgtttatttaatccAATAAGAATCTTGAATAAATTTAGGCTAAAGATCATTTTTGCCATTCAGGGGGAGGCATGTCCATTCCTCCACTACCCAGTATGGCTCCTGCCCCGCCTCAGAGCAGTTTATCAACAGAGGACCGTTACGCTGCCTTGGCTGAGCTTGACAGTGCCCTCAGTTCAACCGCCACTAGTGGAAGCGTACAAGGGTGAGAGATTACTCTATTACTTGCTACACAATCCACCTTACTTTTTAGGCTTTAATCTTTTTTGTGCGCTCACGTatgtctttttgtgtgtgcatgtgctacCAGTGTGTTTGGAGGTGTCCCAGGAGCTGCTGCACCTCCAACTCAGCCAGGACTACCCAACATGCAACAGGGTTTTGCAGGTGGAGCTGCAAAACTCGTTTAAGTAAgtttgttttaacatttgtttttttaactgactCGACTCTTTTTATTGTGTAGCTGCCCCCTCCACAAACCCATTTGTGGCGGCTGGGATGGTTCAGGAGCCCATGTCCACAAATCCATTCCAAACCAATGGAAGAGCAGCAGCCTCAGGTAAAACCTAGCTTTGGTCGACATCAGCATGCCCGTTATGTGTGTGTCCATTTAAGGAATGAGCAGGTGAAACATGTTGCTACTCCTCCTCTGGTCTCCTTTTATTTACTTTAGCCTCATTTGGCACAGGCTCTATGAGCATGCCAGCTGGCTTTGGGAACACATCCAGTTACTGCCTGCCAACCAGTTTTAGTGGGACCTTCCAGCAGCAATTCCCTGGCCAAGGTCCCTTTCCCCCACCTGCAGCCTTCCACCAACAGCCCAATGGTATGTGAGactatatttgtgtttttgtgagtgtgcgGTGGCCCGATCCCCCAGTGGCTTATGCCTTTCTTTTATGCATACTCTTATAAGTCATGAGAAAGGcttgatttgtattttattaagcaTCAGCTCTTTTTGATTTTCATGCTTTGATGTGAGTTTTGGTGTTGCATGTGATGGAGTAGCAGGTTCAGTGCTTCAGCATTGTCTCTCAGTGTAATACATTAGCTCCATAGCCGTTCTTCTTTTATGGTCCTCCTCAGGGGGCTTTCCAGCCTATGGACAGGCCAAACCTTTGGGTAACTATGGGCAGGCGGTCACAGGACCTGGCATCTCCAGCAACCCATTCATGGTAAGCAAGCCAGTGGCTAGGATGTAAATACAAAGTATGATAGAAATccttcattcattattttaaaatggttgttCTTAACCTTTAGGACTCAACGTCCCCCATAAtccaacacaatattcaaaggccCCTCATAgtccaacaaaatatttaaaggggtcatgaactgcctttgttttttattgtgttctgTTTTCTGATGTCCACTTATAATGTTGTCAAGATCTGTAAGAAGAGACAAAGCATTAGTGACCATGTAATAAAAACACTTGTGCGGCATTACTGTCAGATTCAGTATAGTCGGCACAGCATCGtattttagtttcaatctttctgaagatcctgcatcgaattgtgccttgtttgtaaacgaatccacGGTGAATCCAAGTAAACAAAGGACCAAATTCTTACTGATGCGGTCTGGATCTTcgttaaaaaataaagttcatccactctttcccaACATTGACTGTTTTTCCACAACATGGaccggtgggtggggctaaacaggcagtgatatagaagcaggtgttgatcttctgCAGAGGCGGGGTtcagccacactattacatcatagagtggcATGTTCCaaaagctgtcgttttggcaaactgccttcaatataagctgtatTTAGTATAGCAACAAAGTTTTGATTTCTGAAACTTATGgaatgtttttatagcacaatgaccccttacatttcaaaagatcaaggaaataCTGAATTCTCAGTTCATGAGCCCTTTTCTTGTGTTACATCAGCTATAATTttgacaaagctgcttgttttttgtttagagAGCTGGgagctgttgtgtttgtgttctaaAACTTGTAAGAGCTGTAGTCTGTAATGTGTTAAAATCTATAGTTACTAAccttaaataaaggaaaaattaaagaataaagaaattaaatggaaaaataagaaaactctaattttgtttaaaactgGAATGCAGAAATAATGGTGATTTAATCGAAAGACGACAAAAGTCATCTTGAAATCCAAAATGCTTCTATGAACTAAACCCTGGAACACAGACAGTGCACCCATATTAGGTTAGTTTTTaacttttgcctttttttttggcAACCATGTAACAATGTTGTCCCAAAAGTAACTGCAaagtaaacaagctacaggtcTGAAAACCTTTTAATCTTCACTGCACTTTTTAGATATCATATTGTTGCCAGTGTTTTAAGTCCCACAttccacaaaaattaaaattacattttgtagaAGTAGCGATTCTAGctagcaattattattatatgaatacacaataataaattcTCTTATTTGACGAACAAAAGAGAAGTGACTTTGGTGTCACTACTCAGGGCTTTCTCCGTCAGCCAATCTTACCTCCTTATGTATGCCATCCCATATTTACACTCGTTTTTTGtctagttttaaaatgtaatgttaatattttaacccttttttcaCATAACGTATGGTGTAGACTAAACAGATCCGTTCACTATAtttaatttgcacattgtttgTAGGACAACATTGGGCAGGCAGTAGAATAATTTACTGgttaaatgccaaaaataaagagcttattttttttatctaattaattgaAGACATAATAAAACAGATTTACATAATCAGCAAAATCATTAGTGGCAGCCctataacataattaaaacaattgtaGAAAACTATTATGAGTACAacaaaaagttttacacattaagataaaatgtgtcaaaaaaaaaaaaacacaatttatttattaatgtttgaaacGTTTTAAATTAGCACCAAACTACTTTTAATGCGTTAATCGCTAAGTCTTTTCTGATATTAGGCTACACTGAAGATGCTTAATGCAGTGGTTCCTAGTTCCAATCCTGGCCAAGTCAAATTTCCTTTGAAAAGTAACAGCACTTCTAATGTGCTCATTTGTTTTTGCTATGAATGACACCTTCAGAACAATGTTTCTTCATCAACTCTGATGGTTACATTGTCTTGTCTTCTTCTTTTCAGGGTGGAGGTCCGGCAGGACCATACCCCACAGGAGGTTCCTCCACAAACCCCTTTCTTTAAATTGCTTTTTACGCCACATCTCATGCACACATTCCGCATCACCAATGCTCTAAAACGTTGTCTTCAAGAATCTGAAAGTATTCAGATTTTGTATTTACTGCACTGAGTCTTCGACATTTCTAGAGAAAGAGCTGTGGATATGCAGGTGACGGTCTTCCCCACCCATCTGTGTATTCTGGACAAAACCCTCCTCATTTATGCCTTCGACTCAATAAGTAATGTTTTATGCCTAGAAAGTAAGCTCCTTGTGCATATCAGCATTTGTAGTCCTTTTAAAACCATGTTATTCACAAAGAAACTGTGACCGTACAGCGGAACACAATGGTGTCTAGGGATGCTGTGATTAGCTGTTACAAACAACTTCAGTTTGTCCTTCGCACCTGCTCTAGCAGAAATGTTTCGTTCTGTTGAGGCCAAAACACATTGTGAGGAATAGATACCACTAATCGCCTCAAGGAGGTAAGAAAACATGGTTTGGATTAAAACCTGACATCTGTTGTTAGGGCAGAGGAGCTCAGCACTATGTAGATAAAAAAGCAGGTGTCTATACAGCACAAAAGGACTGAAGTAGATGTAAGTGGTAGATTTCGCTTTTCTATGATCTCCCCTCTGGGTCTCTATTGCTGCACCTTGGGAAATTGACAGGTCTGACCTGCGGTGATCTCCGTTGATGGATTTTTGACAACATCAAAAGTTACCATTACAGGTATACAAGTTaatgtgtacatatataaatatatgtataaaatattaaatgatttttaaatactgtGTAACATGcatctgtttgtttcattttattgtttttagtacTTCCTTGAGCATTGCTTGAGTTTTTAGTTTGTTCTAACTAAGTGATATGTATGGTTATAATGTTAATATCTCCCACtttacactgctggacaatagtttggaataattaagaatatttttaatggttttgaacgAAAAGGGTGTTAACTATTTGGCAGCaccactgtttttaacattgatgataatatgaaatgtttcttctgCGCCCAATCAGCGTATTAGAAGGagcatgtcacactgaagactggagttatgactgctgaaaattcagctttgccagaaaggaaattacgttttaaaatatattcaaatagaaaatggaattttaaattgtaataatatttcacaatattactgtctttattTATGTTAAGTAAATGCagtggtgagcataagt is a genomic window of Cyprinus carpio isolate SPL01 chromosome B2, ASM1834038v1, whole genome shotgun sequence containing:
- the LOC109054403 gene encoding LOW QUALITY PROTEIN: arf-GAP domain and FG repeat-containing protein 1-like (The sequence of the model RefSeq protein was modified relative to this genomic sequence to represent the inferred CDS: inserted 1 base in 1 codon) — protein: MAASAKRKQEEKHLKMLREMTSLPPNRKCFDCDQRGPTYANMTVGSFVCTTCSGILRGLNPPHRVKSISMTTFTQQEIEFLQKHSNEGCKHIWLGLYDDKSSXVPDFREPQKVKEFLQEKYEKKRWYVPPEQAKVIASVQASISGSSASSTSSTPEVLPQPLKTLHLTKTPANQSPVTSRVQAQSAGQEKKFDLLSDLGGDIFAAPQAQTSSSSNFANFAHFNRPSAQNNSTTDFANFDSFGNASVPSHFGTSPPSKPSLQQPHTGGGMSIPPLPSMAPAPPQSSLSTEDRYAALAELDSALSSTATSGSVQGVFGGVPGAAAPPTQPGLPNMQQGFAAAPSTNPFVAAGMVQEPMSTNPFQTNGRAAASASFGTGSMSMPAGFGNTSSYCLPTSFSGTFQQQFPGQGPFPPPAAFHQQPNGGFPAYGQAKPLGNYGQAVTGPGISSNPFMGGGPAGPYPTGGSSTNPFL